The Chitinophagales bacterium genomic sequence TACGCGAGCGCGTTGAGAAAATGAACATGGCAGACGGCCTGGTATTCCAGTCAGAAAAACAACTGAAAGAGTATGGCGACAAACTGCCTGCCGATCAGAAATCTACTATCGAAGCGGCTGTAGCCAAGCTGAAAGAAGCACACAAAGCTGAAGATATGGACAACATTGACAAGGCAATGGAAGAGCTGAACAATGCATGGCAGGCTGCCAGCCAGCACATGTACAACGATCAGGGTGCAGGCCAGCAGGGACAACCCCAGCCTGAAGGAAATGCAGGTGGCGCTGATGATGTTTCGGACGTAGAGTTTGAAGAAGTAAAAGAAGACGGTAAGTAATACTTACCCGGTCTAATAAATAAAAATGCCGCCTGATAGGCGGCATTTTTATTTATTAGACAAATAGAATATGAAATATGTAAATTTACTTGCTTGTAGACATCATAATAGCTACGTATGCGTAATAAATTTACCCACTTAAAAACATATCAATACAAACGGATCGTAGATGCAAAGCTCTTCATCGATGATAACTTTATCGATACGATAGATATAAATAGTATAGCGCTGAAAGCAAGTTTCTCAAAATTTCATTTCTTACGTCTATTCAAAAAAGTCTACGGAAGTTCTCCTCATCAATATATCATCAATAAGCGTATCGGACATGCAAAACTTGAATTGAAAAGAACAAATAAATCCGTCTCAGAAATATGTCTACATACCGGATTTGATAGCCCGGCGTCCTTTTCTCATCTTTTCAAGAAAATGACCACAGTATCTCCAACTGAGTATCGCAGGATCATAAGAGCGAATGAACAAATACTCAAAATAAAACCACTCAGCGGGGTTCCGGGGTGCTTTCAGTTGATATAGCAAAATATAAAAAAGCAATTTTTGACAAGACCGTTTTTACTTTCGATGCTAAGTTTGTTGAAAACATAACCATATGATCAGCAAATTAACACATACGTTCATTTATGTCTCAGACCAGGATGAGTCTGTAACGTTTTACACCGAAATATTAGGTTTTGAATTGAAAGCAAATATACCCCTGGGCCCGGATAAGAAATGGGTTACAGTATCACCACCTGCCAATAAGGATTTAGAGATCGTTTTAATGAAAGCATCAGAAGGACCATTCTATACACGTGAAATGGCGGAAGAAATCAATCAAATGGTATCAAATGGTACACTTGGATGGTGCGTTTTCGAATGCAAGGATATTTATGCCACTTATGAGGAACTAAAAAGGAAAGGTGTAATATTTAAGGCTCCGCCTATGGAAACGCCTTCAGGCGTTTCAGCCAGTTTCAAGGATAATTCAGGCAATTGGTTTAGTCTTAACCAATCTGCGTGATAGCTAACATATTGCCCATTCTATAAAGCGAAAGAACTTACTTTTCAGTAACTTTCGGCAACAGCTGGAAAGATATGGGTAACAAGATCAGTAAAATAGGCATCATGACATCGGGAGGTGATAGCCCGGGCATGAACGCAGCCGTCCGTGCAGCCGTACGAACAGCCATCTATAATAATATTGAGGTGTACGGTATTTACCGAGGATACCAGGGCATGATAGAGGGAGATATCTTCCACATGCAGACAACTGATGTGTCAGACATTATTCAACGTGGAGGTACGATACTGAAGACTGCACGTAGCAAAGAGTTCATGACCGATGCAGGCATGCAAAAGGCATATGAACAATTACAGCAACACGGCATTGAAGCATTGGTAATGATAGGCGGCGATGGTACATTCAGGGGTGCTGTGAACTTTTTCAAAAAGTACACTATTCCCGCAATAGGCATGCCGGGTACCATTGACAAAGACCTGGCCGGAACTGACTTTACCATTGGTTTTGATACAGCTGTTAATACCGCAGTAGATGCGATAGACAAAATAAGAGATACCGCCGAGGCACACGACCGTCTGTTTATAGTAGAGGTGATGGGGCGAGATGCCGGGTATATTGCTTTGCACAGTGGTATTGCCTGCGGAGCTGAGGATATACTGATACCGGAGACCATTACCAATATAGAAGATGTACTGAACAGAATAGACCATGACGAACGCAGAAAAAAAACAGTGCATATACTGGTAGTGGCTGAAGGTGACGACTTTGGCGGTGCTGAAGATGTGAAGAGAAAAGTGCTTGAGCGTTTCCCGAACAAAGATGTACGCGCTACCATACTCGGGCATATACAACGTGGCGGCAGTCCCACATGCGCCGACAGGATACTTGCCAGCAGACTGGGCTATGCATCTGTAAATGCATTGATAGAAGGCAAAACACAAATGATGGCGGGCATCATCAACGGACAGGTGGTTTTCACGCCGTTTGAAGAGGTAGTGAAACAAAACGCTATTGTAAGCGATGATATGCTGGACATGATAAGGGTACTTTCTACATGAGAAACAAAATAAACTTACCGCTGCTGCTACTCATATTCGTATTGGGCAGTTGCGAGGCAAAGGACAATAAAAAATCTTATACAGTTGCATTCTATAATGTTGAGAACCTTTTTGATACTGTAGATGACCCTGCAACCAATGATGACGAATTTACCCCCAAGGGAGCATACCGTTATACTGAGAAGGTATATAAACAGAAGATACACAATATAGCCACAGTAATAGGTAAACTGGATGCTGCTATAATAGGGCTGGCAGAAGTAGAGAACAGCACTGTGCTGAATGAGCTCATTCAGCAACCCGAGTTGCAAAAACGTCATTACAAATACGCATGGTTCAACAGCCAAGACCCCAGGGGTATTGACGTAGCCCTACTGTACGATACCGATATCTTCAGCCTGGTAAGATCGTACACGATACCTGTAAAAATGAAAGGCCTGCACACTCGTGACGTACTGTATGTATGTGGTGTATTGCAAGACGACACAATACACATATTGGTCAATCACTGGCCCTCAAGAAGGGAAGGCGTTCGGGAATCAGAGCCCAAACGTATTGCCGTGGCAAAAGTGAATAAAAAAGTGGTTGACTCATTGCTGGGCAGAAATAGTCAAAGCAATATCATTATCATGGGAGATATGAATGACAACCCGGACAACAACAGCATTGCACAGGTATTGGGGGCAAGCTCTAAAGGAAAGCTGAATAACCCGTGGCTATCAGGCTTTCAATCAGGCAAAGGCACCTCCGTATATCAAAAACAATGGGATCATTTTGACCAGATAATTATTTCACGTTCATTAAGCGGAAATAAAGGCCTGCATATGGAGTCAGCAAAAATATTCGATGCAGATTTTATCAGGAATACAAAATTTGAAGACGCTTACCCATTACGTTCTTTCAAAGGATATAACTGGGTCAATGGCTACAGCGACCATTTGCCGATATATATCAGGTTAATAAAATAACTGTTAGCTGAACAGGAATGCAATATCTTCCTGTGTTAGTTTCTTAAGCATGGCATTATCTTCAGACACCAGGTCGCTGGCAAGAGCACGCTTGCGCTCCTGTAGTATCAACATTTTTTCTTCAATAGTGTCTTTACAGATCAACCTGTAGGCAAAAATATTTTTTGTCTGCCCTATACGGTGCGTACGGTCAATGGCTTGCTGTTCTACCGCGGGATTCCACCATGGGTCTACTATATACACATAATCTGCCGCGGTAAGGTTAAGACCTATACCACCGGCCTTTAGCGATATGAGGAACACCCTGCAAGACTCATCGTTCTGGAAACGTTGTATCTCCCGCTCTCTTTCCGTAGCGCCTGTGCTACCATCAAAGTAGGCATATGGTATTTTTTCTTTTTCCAGCTTCTGCCTGATCAGCCCTAACATACCCAGGAACTGCGAGAATATCAGCACCTTGTGGTTACCGGTGTTTTCCGTTATCTCTCTTGACAACTCATCCAGTTTCACGGAGTGGTTCTCATACCGTTCATCTTCATTAAGTATTGCCGGCGAATCGCAAATCTGGCGTAGCTTGGTAAGGCCCTGTAATATGTGCATCTGCGACTTCTGCATACCTTGCTGTTCTATCATACCCAGTATCTGCGACTGGTAGGCACTCCTGAAATGTTCGTACACTTTGCGTTGCTCTTTCTCCATTTCGCAATACAACAGTGTCTCTGTTTTTTCAGGCAGGTCTTTGGCCACCTGTTCTTTAGTGCGGCGCAACAGGAATGGGTAGGTCAGTTTCTTCAATTGGTCTACTATCTCGCGTTCCTGGAATTTATCTATAGGTGTAGCAAACTCGTTCATGAAAAACTCCCTGCTACCCAGTATACCGGGGTTCAGGAAGTTGAGCTGTGCGTAAAGGTCAAATGTGTTATTCTGCACGGGTGTACCGCTGAGTGCCAACCTGTTTTTTGTGTTCAGTAACAAAGAGGCCTTGGCCACCTGCGATTGCGGATTTTTGATAGACTGCGATTCATCCAGCAGTGCATAATCAAAAGGCATTTCTTTCAGCATCCTGATATCACTACGCATAGTACCGTAGGTAGTAATAATGATATCAAAATCAACAAACTCCTCAGGGTTAAGCGTGCGCTTGGGTCCGTGGTGTATCTTGTAAGTAATATTCGGTGTAAATTTTTGTATCTCTTTCTCCCAGTTGTATATCAGCGTGGTAGGACAAACGACCAGGAACTTAGCCCCTGCATGTTTCTCCTTGTAGTGTAAAAAGAAAGCCAAAGCCTGCACGGTTTTACCAAGACCCATATCATCTGCCAAAATACCGCCCCAGCCTGCTTCGTTGAGAAACACCAGCCATTGGAAACCAGCCAACTGGTAGGGTCTCAGTGATGCCTTCAGCGATGCCGGCGGTTTCATATCACTGAAGTTATTATCAATAATGTGCGACAACTTTTCTTTCTTCTGCTCCAGCTCTTCTACCATGGCATCTTCGTCCAGGTCTTCCAGCATCTCGTCCAGCACACTGAAGTGGAATTTCTTCAACCTTAATTTGCCCCCCTTCTCCTCACCCATTTTTATAAGGAGCGCATATTTCTGCAACCACTCTTCAGGCAATAACCCTATTGAGCCATCACCCAGCTTGATGAAATTCTGTTTTTGTTTAATGGCGCGTTTCACATCTGTGATACCTACTGCCTGATCGCCAAAAACGAGCTCTACTGTCGTATCGAACCAGTCTATGCCGCTGCCTACTGTAATGCGTGTTTTTGGTTTATTGGTATTGATGCGCAGGTTCTTCAGCTGTTCAAAACCAAACAACTCCACGTTCCAATCCTTCATTTCTTCTACAAAACGGAAGAACCAGTTTTGTGCCAGTACTGATGTAGCAATGATATAAAAGAAGTTTTCTCTCATATTCTGCTGCATATCCGTATGCAGGTTACGCAGCATATGAATAAAGTTCTGCTCGTCGTCCTCGTTGCGCTGTATCACTTTTACGATACCATCTTTCGGCTCTATCACATCGCCAAAGAACCCCCATTCTATTTCCACACCTGCGTACACAAAGGCGGGTTTCAATACCAGCATTTGTTCTCGTTCACGCAGATACAGCCTGTACTCCGGTTTTACTTTATCCAGCCTTTCTATTATCTCCTCGTCAAACACCACATGCACCAGTTGGCTCCACTTCATCAGTTTCTCCGACAAGAAATTATTCCACTCATCTGCAGCTACAGTGATCCTGCCATCCGGCATGAAATCATCCATAAGCGCCACCTCTGCCTGGCTGGAGAGTGCATATATCCTGAAATCATGTTCTGCCAATGCATTGTTCAGCAGCTTCACCTCGTTAAAGGGAATGTATGTATCCTCCACATTCCACGATAACTCCACTTCATAATTATCGTTTTTCTTTACAACACTCAACTGCGGGTGTATCTTTTTGCCGGTAAACTCTATCGCTTCTATTGTTTTAGAAGACAATCCACCCGCACCACGATTGATAAAACAAAGGTGATGACCGGAATAACGGTCCAGTAGCTTCTGATATTTAGGCAACAGGTACTCCCATACCTGTTCTTTTACTTCCTCGTTAGGTACATCTTTCAGCACCTGGTGATAGTCGTCATACAGGTCGCCGAAGGGCAGGTTCTTTTTCAGGTATTTCATTACCTCTATAGGATGAAACTTCCTGGTGGCAGGAATCAGCTCACGTTCATCATGCCTGTATTTGTGCGCATTGATATATTGCTGCAATTCCAGTACTTCAATACCATTAATAAACCCCTTGTTCTCACTTTCTTCATCGGTTACACCACTCACCAGGGCTACATTCACAAACGGATACCAATTAGCACTTGTATCCAGCACAATGCCCAGACGTGCCTGTGCGGGTTTCTCGGGCGCCTCCATCTCTGCTAATACAGGCTCTTGTTTTTGCTGTGCCACTACTTTAGGTTCTGTAGATGGTGCTGATATTTTTTTGATACTCTTATCCAATACCCTGAGAAAAGGCTTACCATTCTCATAAGTAAACTCAAATTTACCGGCCAGGTCATCGTCAAGGCTATATCCATATAAACTCAACAGTTTGTTCTTCTGTATATCCCAATCCTGCATCGACTGGAAATACTGGTGACCATATGCTTTTAGTATCTGTAGCAGCAATGTGGCCTTGTGCAGGCACACCGGGTAGTCCTTTTCATCGCAACCACAGGAAGTATCAAAGTATTTTTCTTCGTTACGCCTGATTATGACTTTATATGTATGGTCGCCATCCGGCACCTCTGCTTCTACGCTATCACTTTTTTTCTCGGTGATGATCGCAGCGGTTTTATTGGCCATCTCCTGCGCATGTTCCATTATCTCACTGCCGGTAAATACGCGTATCATCTGCATGTTTACCTGGCGCATACGTATTACGGTATGCTTCTGGTCATATTTGATATCGGTATTCTCAAAGAAACCACTTTGCAACAGGTCATTGAGTTGAAACAGCGCAGCTACTTCATGCCGGCATATCTCGCCCAGATTGTATGGGCACTGGCATCTGACGGAGAGGTGATCGGTCTCCATGTATTTATTAATGGTAACCGTATAGTAGTTCTGGTATACATCATTACGCACCCTGAAACGCACCTGCTCCAGCAGGTGGTCCACATCCAGCATCTGTACACCCGAGGTAAAGAATATCTTCTTACCTCTGCGTATTACTTCTTCTGTTCCGTGATTATATATGT encodes the following:
- a CDS encoding helix-turn-helix transcriptional regulator, yielding MRNKFTHLKTYQYKRIVDAKLFIDDNFIDTIDINSIALKASFSKFHFLRLFKKVYGSSPHQYIINKRIGHAKLELKRTNKSVSEICLHTGFDSPASFSHLFKKMTTVSPTEYRRIIRANEQILKIKPLSGVPGCFQLI
- a CDS encoding VOC family protein translates to MISKLTHTFIYVSDQDESVTFYTEILGFELKANIPLGPDKKWVTVSPPANKDLEIVLMKASEGPFYTREMAEEINQMVSNGTLGWCVFECKDIYATYEELKRKGVIFKAPPMETPSGVSASFKDNSGNWFSLNQSA
- the pfkA gene encoding 6-phosphofructokinase, encoding MSKIGIMTSGGDSPGMNAAVRAAVRTAIYNNIEVYGIYRGYQGMIEGDIFHMQTTDVSDIIQRGGTILKTARSKEFMTDAGMQKAYEQLQQHGIEALVMIGGDGTFRGAVNFFKKYTIPAIGMPGTIDKDLAGTDFTIGFDTAVNTAVDAIDKIRDTAEAHDRLFIVEVMGRDAGYIALHSGIACGAEDILIPETITNIEDVLNRIDHDERRKKTVHILVVAEGDDFGGAEDVKRKVLERFPNKDVRATILGHIQRGGSPTCADRILASRLGYASVNALIEGKTQMMAGIINGQVVFTPFEEVVKQNAIVSDDMLDMIRVLST
- a CDS encoding endonuclease, with the translated sequence MRNKINLPLLLLIFVLGSCEAKDNKKSYTVAFYNVENLFDTVDDPATNDDEFTPKGAYRYTEKVYKQKIHNIATVIGKLDAAIIGLAEVENSTVLNELIQQPELQKRHYKYAWFNSQDPRGIDVALLYDTDIFSLVRSYTIPVKMKGLHTRDVLYVCGVLQDDTIHILVNHWPSRREGVRESEPKRIAVAKVNKKVVDSLLGRNSQSNIIIMGDMNDNPDNNSIAQVLGASSKGKLNNPWLSGFQSGKGTSVYQKQWDHFDQIIISRSLSGNKGLHMESAKIFDADFIRNTKFEDAYPLRSFKGYNWVNGYSDHLPIYIRLIK
- a CDS encoding SNF2 helicase associated domain-containing protein; the protein is MSLPPLLRHIYNHGTEEVIRRGKKIFFTSGVQMLDVDHLLEQVRFRVRNDVYQNYYTVTINKYMETDHLSVRCQCPYNLGEICRHEVAALFQLNDLLQSGFFENTDIKYDQKHTVIRMRQVNMQMIRVFTGSEIMEHAQEMANKTAAIITEKKSDSVEAEVPDGDHTYKVIIRRNEEKYFDTSCGCDEKDYPVCLHKATLLLQILKAYGHQYFQSMQDWDIQKNKLLSLYGYSLDDDLAGKFEFTYENGKPFLRVLDKSIKKISAPSTEPKVVAQQKQEPVLAEMEAPEKPAQARLGIVLDTSANWYPFVNVALVSGVTDEESENKGFINGIEVLELQQYINAHKYRHDERELIPATRKFHPIEVMKYLKKNLPFGDLYDDYHQVLKDVPNEEVKEQVWEYLLPKYQKLLDRYSGHHLCFINRGAGGLSSKTIEAIEFTGKKIHPQLSVVKKNDNYEVELSWNVEDTYIPFNEVKLLNNALAEHDFRIYALSSQAEVALMDDFMPDGRITVAADEWNNFLSEKLMKWSQLVHVVFDEEIIERLDKVKPEYRLYLREREQMLVLKPAFVYAGVEIEWGFFGDVIEPKDGIVKVIQRNEDDEQNFIHMLRNLHTDMQQNMRENFFYIIATSVLAQNWFFRFVEEMKDWNVELFGFEQLKNLRINTNKPKTRITVGSGIDWFDTTVELVFGDQAVGITDVKRAIKQKQNFIKLGDGSIGLLPEEWLQKYALLIKMGEEKGGKLRLKKFHFSVLDEMLEDLDEDAMVEELEQKKEKLSHIIDNNFSDMKPPASLKASLRPYQLAGFQWLVFLNEAGWGGILADDMGLGKTVQALAFFLHYKEKHAGAKFLVVCPTTLIYNWEKEIQKFTPNITYKIHHGPKRTLNPEEFVDFDIIITTYGTMRSDIRMLKEMPFDYALLDESQSIKNPQSQVAKASLLLNTKNRLALSGTPVQNNTFDLYAQLNFLNPGILGSREFFMNEFATPIDKFQEREIVDQLKKLTYPFLLRRTKEQVAKDLPEKTETLLYCEMEKEQRKVYEHFRSAYQSQILGMIEQQGMQKSQMHILQGLTKLRQICDSPAILNEDERYENHSVKLDELSREITENTGNHKVLIFSQFLGMLGLIRQKLEKEKIPYAYFDGSTGATEREREIQRFQNDESCRVFLISLKAGGIGLNLTAADYVYIVDPWWNPAVEQQAIDRTHRIGQTKNIFAYRLICKDTIEEKMLILQERKRALASDLVSEDNAMLKKLTQEDIAFLFS